In one Trichlorobacter lovleyi SZ genomic region, the following are encoded:
- a CDS encoding NAD+ synthase has protein sequence MSRLNINTKLVRRMLVGFLQDEIWKVGAKKAVLGLSGGIDSALVCHLAAEALGPENVHAICMPYRTSNPESEAHARLVAEASGVQFSVVGITPMVDAYFDQFPDANNMRRGNKMARERMTVLFDHSALYGGLVLGTSNKTELLLGYGTLYGDMASALNPIGDLYKTQVWQLSEEVGVPKPVIEKKPSADLWAGQTDEEELGFTYREVDELLYRMVDQRADTAELVAAGFKQEFVSSIYSKVQNSHFKRRLPVIAKVSGRTIDRDFRYSRDWGK, from the coding sequence ATGTCCCGTCTGAACATCAACACCAAGCTGGTACGTCGGATGCTGGTTGGTTTTCTGCAGGATGAGATCTGGAAGGTTGGTGCAAAAAAGGCGGTGCTGGGACTGTCGGGCGGCATTGACTCTGCCCTGGTCTGTCATCTGGCTGCCGAGGCGCTGGGGCCTGAGAATGTCCATGCCATCTGCATGCCGTACAGGACCAGCAACCCTGAATCCGAGGCCCATGCCCGGCTGGTGGCTGAAGCCAGCGGCGTACAGTTCAGTGTGGTGGGAATTACGCCGATGGTGGATGCCTACTTTGATCAGTTTCCTGATGCCAATAACATGCGGCGGGGTAACAAGATGGCCCGTGAACGGATGACGGTTCTGTTTGATCATTCAGCCCTGTATGGCGGGCTGGTGCTGGGGACCAGCAACAAGACCGAACTGCTGCTGGGCTACGGCACCCTTTACGGTGACATGGCCAGCGCCCTGAATCCGATTGGAGATCTGTACAAGACCCAGGTCTGGCAGCTTTCAGAAGAGGTTGGTGTGCCCAAGCCGGTGATTGAGAAAAAGCCATCGGCTGATCTCTGGGCAGGCCAGACTGATGAGGAAGAGCTGGGCTTTACCTACCGCGAGGTGGATGAACTGCTCTACCGGATGGTGGATCAACGGGCAGATACAGCTGAACTGGTTGCTGCCGGATTCAAGCAGGAGTTTGTCAGCAGTATCTACAGCAAGGTGCAGAACTCGCACTTTAAACGCCGTCTGCCGGTAATCGCCAAGGTGTCCGGCCGTACCATTGACCGGGATTTCCGCTATTCCCGTGACTGGGGGAAATAA
- a CDS encoding nitrilase-related carbon-nitrogen hydrolase, with translation MDFSVALLQIKPKLGRVADNLALIQEQVEQAIAQKADLAVLPELALTGYFLKDLVPEVALPLDSPEIAILKELSQRISIAVGFVEVTADFQFYNSAAWFEDGELKHLHRKVYLPTYGLFDEQRYLGRGDRFRAFDTKFGRVGLLVCEDMWHLSAPYLLAMDGATTLVCLSSSPGRGVDEQTLGTATAWRNLTTSTARFLTCRVVYVNRVGYEDGVGFWGGSHLVAPSGEVVAAAPEFEPAILQVSLTDAELRRERISSPLVRDENLCITLRELSRIDQERSC, from the coding sequence ATGGATTTCAGTGTTGCTCTACTGCAGATAAAACCCAAACTTGGCCGGGTGGCTGACAACCTGGCCCTGATTCAGGAACAGGTGGAACAGGCCATTGCCCAGAAGGCCGATCTGGCCGTGCTGCCGGAACTGGCCCTGACCGGCTATTTTCTGAAAGATCTGGTGCCGGAGGTTGCCCTGCCCCTGGATAGCCCGGAGATAGCCATCCTCAAGGAGCTATCCCAAAGAATCAGTATTGCGGTTGGTTTTGTAGAGGTGACCGCTGATTTTCAATTTTACAACAGCGCTGCCTGGTTTGAGGATGGTGAGCTGAAGCACCTGCACCGCAAGGTCTACCTGCCCACCTATGGCCTGTTTGATGAACAGCGCTACCTTGGACGTGGTGACCGCTTCCGTGCCTTTGACACCAAGTTCGGACGGGTAGGTCTGCTGGTTTGTGAGGATATGTGGCACCTCTCTGCCCCCTACCTGTTGGCCATGGACGGTGCAACTACCCTGGTCTGTCTCTCCAGCAGCCCTGGCCGTGGCGTGGATGAGCAGACGCTGGGTACGGCAACTGCCTGGCGCAATCTGACCACCTCAACAGCCCGTTTTCTGACCTGCCGGGTCGTGTATGTCAACCGGGTGGGGTATGAAGACGGGGTCGGTTTCTGGGGGGGCTCACATCTGGTGGCTCCATCAGGTGAGGTGGTTGCTGCTGCACCTGAGTTTGAACCAGCCATTCTGCAGGTTTCGCTTACTGATGCCGAACTGCGGCGTGAGCGGATCAGCTCTCCCCTGGTACGTGATGAAAACCTCTGTATCACCCTGCGGGAACTGAGCAGGATTGATCAGGAAAGGAGCTGCTGA
- a CDS encoding YraN family protein, whose product MPLIGKGNQAVGDLGEQTAADYLVKQGYRILERNFRSRGGEVDIVAKDRQGCIAFVEVKTRRSLAYGLPQLAVTQRKQHQISKGALAWISKNRLHECTARFDVIAVLLQDGSEPTIEHIPNAFDLAY is encoded by the coding sequence ATGCCTTTGATCGGCAAGGGTAATCAGGCTGTTGGAGACCTGGGCGAACAGACCGCAGCTGATTACCTTGTCAAACAGGGCTATCGCATTCTTGAACGCAACTTCCGCAGTCGGGGCGGTGAGGTGGACATCGTGGCCAAAGACCGACAGGGCTGCATCGCCTTTGTAGAGGTCAAGACCCGCCGCAGTCTGGCCTATGGCCTGCCCCAGTTGGCGGTTACCCAACGCAAACAGCATCAGATCAGTAAAGGTGCGCTTGCATGGATTTCAAAAAACAGACTGCACGAATGCACGGCACGGTTTGACGTGATCGCTGTTTTGCTGCAAGATGGCAGCGAGCCGACCATTGAGCATATACCCAATGCCTTTGACCTTGCCTATTAG
- a CDS encoding aldehyde ferredoxin oxidoreductase C-terminal domain-containing protein, which yields MAPASAGYLLRVDLTTGSCQRELLAASLLQDCLGGRGLGTALLQEYAGLDPLSPEMPLVLTIGPLCGTPVPMSSRCVLTGRSPLTNTIFSSTSGGPLGPCLLGAGLTAVLVQGTAASPCLLEIGPTGERLIPADQLWGLGCGAALQQLGQFGAAAVIGPAGEQQVRYASVETASGEPFSRGGLGAVMGSKRLKGIVLKTGPATAAIADQAGLGKALEDLMRLFRASPFLLGPLGIREYGTSALVDLLKQRGMLPGRHFASFTGDETRWNAHALRQRFHPQPGGCYDCTVACKRIVSDGTLLPEYDQLAAFGGLCGLDDLEQIIELCSWCRDQGVDPVSYASEKTAGAGETAMTVKGLDLPPYDPRASTGLALAYATSPHGGSHLPAWPIASEILRKPVPTDRFSFDGKARVIAMFEDANAAVDCLSLCRFASAAVELEELAALLSAVIGQGYSPADLIRIGRRTVQKERLFNQQCGFTAADDSLPQQFFTESANGLKPLDQQRFEQELAAYHRIRAAQCL from the coding sequence GTGGCACCTGCTTCAGCCGGATATCTGCTGCGGGTTGATCTGACAACCGGCAGCTGTCAGCGGGAGCTGCTTGCAGCCTCGCTGCTGCAGGATTGTCTGGGTGGGCGAGGCCTGGGCACTGCCTTGTTGCAGGAGTATGCCGGCCTTGATCCGCTCAGCCCTGAGATGCCGCTGGTATTGACCATCGGCCCGCTGTGCGGTACGCCGGTACCGATGTCTTCCCGTTGTGTGCTGACCGGTCGGTCTCCGCTTACCAACACCATCTTCAGTAGTACCAGTGGCGGTCCTCTGGGGCCGTGTCTGCTGGGTGCCGGTCTGACAGCGGTTCTGGTGCAGGGTACGGCAGCCAGCCCCTGTCTGCTGGAGATCGGGCCGACAGGTGAACGTCTGATTCCTGCTGACCAGCTCTGGGGGCTAGGCTGTGGGGCAGCCTTGCAGCAGTTGGGTCAGTTTGGCGCTGCTGCTGTTATCGGCCCTGCTGGAGAGCAGCAGGTACGGTACGCCTCTGTTGAAACAGCATCCGGTGAACCGTTCAGTCGTGGCGGGCTTGGTGCGGTGATGGGCAGTAAAAGGCTGAAAGGAATTGTGCTGAAAACCGGTCCGGCAACAGCGGCAATTGCTGATCAAGCCGGTTTGGGCAAGGCCCTGGAAGACCTGATGCGGCTCTTTCGTGCCTCGCCGTTTCTGCTGGGGCCACTAGGTATCCGCGAATATGGTACTTCTGCCTTGGTGGATCTGCTGAAACAGCGCGGCATGCTGCCGGGCAGACATTTTGCCTCATTCACCGGCGACGAGACCCGTTGGAATGCCCATGCCCTGCGGCAACGGTTTCATCCGCAGCCGGGTGGCTGTTATGACTGTACGGTGGCTTGCAAACGGATTGTATCAGATGGAACGCTGCTGCCGGAGTATGACCAGTTGGCGGCCTTTGGCGGCCTGTGTGGTCTGGATGATCTGGAGCAGATCATTGAGTTATGCAGCTGGTGCCGTGATCAGGGCGTTGATCCGGTCTCCTATGCCTCTGAAAAAACAGCGGGAGCAGGAGAAACGGCCATGACTGTCAAGGGGCTTGATCTGCCTCCTTATGACCCTCGCGCCTCCACCGGTCTGGCCCTGGCCTATGCTACTTCACCTCATGGTGGCAGCCATCTGCCTGCCTGGCCGATCGCCTCGGAAATCCTGCGTAAACCGGTTCCCACGGATCGTTTCTCCTTTGACGGCAAGGCTAGAGTGATTGCCATGTTTGAGGATGCCAATGCTGCTGTAGATTGCCTGTCACTCTGCCGGTTTGCCTCTGCAGCGGTTGAGCTGGAAGAGTTGGCAGCTCTGCTGTCAGCGGTTATTGGTCAGGGGTACAGCCCTGCTGATCTGATCAGGATCGGTCGCCGGACTGTCCAGAAGGAACGGCTGTTTAACCAGCAGTGCGGTTTTACTGCTGCTGACGATAGCCTGCCGCAGCAGTTCTTTACTGAATCTGCCAATGGCCTGAAGCCTCTTGATCAGCAACGTTTTGAACAGGAACTGGCAGCGTATCACCGTATCAGGGCAGCACAATGCCTTTGA
- the yhbY gene encoding ribosome assembly RNA-binding protein YhbY, which produces MLTGKQKRHLRGLGHSLKPVILIGKKELDEALIAETEAALACHELIKVKVLENCMLDRHEAAEALSEATGSDVAQVLGKTFLLYRAAVKPVIVLPTGQE; this is translated from the coding sequence ATGTTAACGGGAAAACAAAAACGTCATCTGCGCGGATTGGGACACAGTCTGAAACCGGTCATTCTGATCGGTAAAAAAGAGCTGGATGAGGCCTTGATTGCTGAAACCGAGGCTGCCCTGGCCTGTCATGAATTGATCAAGGTAAAGGTGCTGGAGAACTGCATGCTTGATCGTCACGAGGCTGCAGAGGCGCTGTCGGAAGCCACCGGTTCAGATGTTGCCCAGGTGCTGGGCAAGACCTTCCTGCTGTACCGTGCCGCAGTGAAGCCGGTGATTGTACTGCCAACCGGTCAGGAGTAG
- the shc gene encoding squalene--hopene cyclase: MKSRKYPISHALTSFNHTTVAPVEAPAPISVKSPAKVHRLPSSIWKKMEGSAGNPLDKAVELTRDFFFREQLPDGYWWAELESNVTITAEYIMLFHFLGMVDKDKERKMANYLLRQQTEEGYWTVWHNGPGDLSTTIEAYFALKLAGYHADHIALRKARDFILANGGILKSRVFTKTFLAMFGEFSWLGVPSMPIELMLLPDWAYLNVYEFSSWARATIIPMSVLMANRPVYKLPPHARVQELYVRPPRPTDYTFTKEDGIFSLKNFFIGVDHLLKIYESSPIRPFKKRATEKVEQWILEHQEKTGDWGGIQPAMLNAILALHCLGYANDHPAVAKGLEALANFTIEDSDSLVLQSCISPVWDTALVLQAMQEASVPLDHPSLIKASQWLLDREVRIKGDWKIKSPDLEPGGWAFEFQNDWYPDVDDSTAVMIAIKDIKVKNTKARQDAIRRGIDWCLGMQSENGGWAAFDKDNTKHMLNKIPFADLEALIDPPTADLTGRMLELMGNFGYTKDHPQAVSALEFLKNEQEPEGPWFGRWGVNYIYGTWYVLIGLEAIGEDMNSPYIKKSVNWIKSRQNLDGGWGEVCDSYWDRTLMGCGPSTASQTSWALMALMAAGEVGCQAVERGIQYLLATQNSDGTWDEEAFTGTGFPKYFMIKYHIYRNCFPLTALGRYRRLTAGTHAQ, translated from the coding sequence ATGAAGTCAAGAAAATACCCGATTTCCCACGCTCTGACATCGTTTAATCATACCACGGTAGCACCAGTGGAAGCTCCGGCCCCTATCAGTGTCAAGAGCCCCGCAAAAGTCCACCGTCTGCCCTCTTCGATCTGGAAGAAGATGGAGGGCAGCGCAGGCAATCCTTTGGATAAGGCCGTTGAACTGACCCGCGACTTCTTTTTCCGGGAGCAATTGCCGGATGGTTACTGGTGGGCAGAGCTTGAATCAAACGTCACCATTACGGCAGAGTACATCATGCTGTTCCACTTCCTTGGCATGGTTGACAAGGACAAAGAGCGCAAGATGGCCAACTATCTGCTGCGCCAGCAGACTGAAGAAGGCTACTGGACGGTCTGGCACAACGGACCGGGTGACCTTTCCACCACCATTGAAGCCTACTTCGCCCTGAAGCTGGCCGGCTATCATGCTGATCACATTGCCCTGCGTAAAGCCCGCGACTTTATCCTGGCCAATGGCGGCATCCTGAAGTCACGGGTTTTCACCAAAACGTTTCTGGCCATGTTCGGTGAGTTCTCCTGGCTGGGGGTTCCCTCCATGCCGATCGAGCTGATGCTGTTGCCTGACTGGGCCTACCTGAATGTCTATGAATTCTCCAGCTGGGCCCGTGCCACCATCATCCCGATGTCTGTGTTAATGGCCAATCGTCCGGTCTATAAACTACCGCCCCATGCACGGGTGCAGGAGCTGTACGTGCGTCCGCCCCGGCCCACCGATTACACCTTTACCAAGGAAGACGGCATCTTCTCCCTGAAGAACTTCTTTATCGGTGTAGATCACCTGCTCAAGATCTACGAATCAAGCCCGATCCGCCCTTTCAAGAAGCGGGCAACCGAAAAGGTGGAACAATGGATACTTGAACACCAGGAGAAAACCGGTGACTGGGGCGGCATCCAGCCCGCCATGCTGAACGCCATCCTGGCGCTGCACTGCCTGGGCTATGCCAATGACCATCCGGCCGTGGCAAAAGGCTTGGAGGCCCTGGCCAATTTTACGATTGAAGACAGTGACTCCTTGGTGCTGCAATCATGCATCTCACCGGTCTGGGATACGGCACTGGTGCTGCAAGCCATGCAGGAGGCCAGTGTTCCTTTGGATCACCCGTCTCTGATCAAGGCGTCCCAGTGGCTGCTCGATCGTGAGGTACGGATCAAGGGCGACTGGAAGATTAAATCACCTGATCTGGAACCTGGCGGCTGGGCCTTTGAATTTCAGAACGACTGGTACCCCGACGTGGACGACTCGACAGCCGTGATGATCGCTATCAAGGATATCAAAGTCAAGAACACCAAAGCCCGTCAGGATGCCATCCGGCGCGGCATTGACTGGTGTCTGGGGATGCAGAGCGAAAACGGCGGCTGGGCAGCCTTTGACAAAGACAACACCAAGCATATGCTGAACAAGATCCCGTTTGCTGATCTGGAGGCATTGATCGACCCCCCTACTGCTGATCTGACCGGGAGGATGCTGGAGCTGATGGGCAATTTTGGCTACACCAAAGACCATCCCCAGGCAGTCAGCGCCCTGGAGTTTCTAAAAAACGAACAGGAGCCGGAGGGCCCCTGGTTCGGCAGATGGGGCGTCAACTACATTTACGGCACGTGGTATGTGTTGATCGGGCTGGAGGCGATCGGCGAGGACATGAACAGCCCCTATATCAAGAAGTCGGTCAACTGGATCAAGTCCCGGCAGAACCTGGATGGAGGTTGGGGTGAAGTCTGTGATTCCTACTGGGACCGCACCCTGATGGGCTGCGGCCCCAGCACCGCCTCCCAGACATCCTGGGCCCTGATGGCCCTGATGGCCGCCGGTGAGGTCGGCTGCCAGGCGGTTGAGCGGGGGATTCAGTATCTACTGGCCACCCAGAACAGTGACGGCACCTGGGATGAAGAGGCATTTACCGGCACCGGTTTCCCCAAGTATTTCATGATCAAGTACCATATTTATCGCAACTGCTTCCCGCTGACCGCCTTGGGCAGATATCGCCGGCTGACGGCGGGGACGCACGCACAGTAA
- the hpnA gene encoding hopanoid-associated sugar epimerase — translation MKAFVTGATGFIGASIVRELLKDGHRVAALVRNGSDTANLQGLDVTILRGDLHDQQQLEQGMAGCDWAFHAAADYRLWCPEPQAMYHANVDGTRTLLAAALASGVTRVVYTSSVGTLGNPGNGTPGTEETPVSLTDMVGDYKKSKFLAEREAEKFVDKGLGLIIVNPSTPVGPFDIKPTPTGKIIVDFLNRKMPAYLDTGLNLIAVEDCARGHILAAEKGRIGQKYILGNRDLTLRDIFGMLEQLTGLAAPRVRLPYTPILLAAYVNEAVSRLTGREPLIPLAGVQMAKKFMFFDASKAVHELGLPQTPVEEALKRAVDWFRFNGYASA, via the coding sequence ATGAAGGCTTTTGTCACCGGCGCCACCGGCTTTATCGGCGCCAGTATAGTGCGGGAACTGTTGAAGGATGGCCACAGAGTTGCGGCACTGGTCAGGAACGGATCTGATACCGCCAACCTTCAGGGGCTTGACGTCACCATCCTGCGGGGTGATCTGCATGACCAACAGCAGCTTGAGCAGGGCATGGCCGGCTGCGATTGGGCCTTTCATGCTGCTGCCGATTACCGGCTCTGGTGTCCTGAACCACAAGCCATGTACCATGCCAATGTGGATGGCACCCGTACCCTGTTGGCTGCAGCACTTGCTAGCGGTGTGACACGGGTGGTGTACACCAGCAGTGTCGGCACCCTGGGCAACCCCGGCAATGGCACGCCAGGCACGGAAGAGACACCGGTCAGCCTGACCGACATGGTGGGAGACTATAAAAAGAGTAAGTTTCTGGCAGAGCGGGAAGCGGAAAAATTCGTTGACAAGGGTCTTGGCCTGATTATAGTCAACCCTTCCACCCCGGTGGGGCCGTTTGACATCAAACCAACCCCTACCGGCAAGATCATTGTGGATTTTTTGAACCGCAAGATGCCGGCCTACCTTGATACCGGCCTGAATCTGATCGCCGTGGAAGACTGCGCCCGAGGCCATATCCTGGCAGCGGAAAAAGGACGGATCGGCCAGAAATACATCCTTGGCAACCGGGATCTCACCCTGCGGGATATCTTCGGCATGCTTGAGCAGCTGACCGGCCTTGCAGCCCCCAGGGTGCGTCTGCCCTACACGCCGATCCTGCTGGCTGCCTATGTAAACGAGGCAGTTTCACGGCTGACCGGCAGAGAACCGCTGATTCCGTTGGCCGGTGTCCAGATGGCAAAGAAATTCATGTTTTTCGATGCATCCAAGGCAGTGCATGAACTGGGGCTTCCCCAGACTCCGGTAGAAGAGGCACTTAAGCGGGCTGTTGACTGGTTCCGTTTCAATGGCTATGCCTCTGCATAA
- the dxs gene encoding 1-deoxy-D-xylulose-5-phosphate synthase, translating into MLLETIQNPADLKKLTPEQLPDLAEEIRSFLLSTVSETGGHLGSNLGAVELSLALHYCFSTPQDKIVWDVGHQAYTHKLLTGRRDRFATQRQYKGISGFPKRCESEHDAFGVGHASTSISAALGMAVADNLDQKKNNVIAVIGDGSLTGGIAFEGLNQAGHLKKNLIVVLNDNEMSISKNVGAFSAFVSRKMTTRHFRELKKEMKELLTSIPAFGKDILKFARRAENSLKGFLTPGALFEALGFDYIGPIDGHDLPGLIEVFNNAREFDGPLLLHVMTTKGKGYRPAEETPDKFHGVGAFDLSTGKAPAKSSTISYTEVFGRTLVDLAKEDPKVVAITAAMPDGTGLNFFSDALPDRFFDVGIAEQHGICFAAGLAADGFKPVAAIYSSFMQRAYDQVFHDVCLQNLPVVIAMDRAGLVGDDGPTHHGVFDLSFMRHLPGLTFMAPKDENELRHMLKTALELKAPVALRYPRGAGYGVPLDKKMECLPIGKGELLREGTDLTIVAIGSTVMPAVKAAEQLAEQGISAGVVNARFIKPLDADLILGQARATGRIVTVEENVLQGGFGSAVLELLQDNAMSQVKVKRLGIPDQYIEQGTQAQLRKDVGIDADGIAAAVQAFLKN; encoded by the coding sequence ATGTTACTTGAAACCATACAGAACCCTGCTGACCTGAAAAAGCTGACACCGGAACAACTCCCGGATTTGGCTGAAGAAATCCGCTCTTTTCTGCTCTCAACCGTATCGGAAACCGGTGGACACCTGGGGTCAAACCTTGGTGCGGTCGAGCTGTCCCTGGCCCTGCATTACTGTTTTAGCACCCCGCAGGACAAGATTGTCTGGGATGTTGGTCACCAGGCATACACCCACAAGCTGTTGACCGGACGCCGGGATCGCTTTGCCACCCAACGCCAGTACAAAGGGATATCCGGCTTCCCCAAACGGTGCGAATCAGAACATGATGCCTTTGGCGTGGGGCACGCATCCACCTCCATCTCCGCTGCCCTGGGCATGGCGGTTGCCGACAACCTGGATCAGAAGAAGAATAATGTGATTGCCGTGATCGGCGACGGTTCCCTGACCGGCGGCATCGCCTTTGAAGGCCTGAACCAGGCCGGCCACCTCAAGAAAAATCTGATTGTGGTGCTGAACGACAACGAGATGTCCATCTCCAAGAACGTCGGTGCCTTTTCCGCCTTTGTCTCCCGTAAGATGACCACCCGTCATTTCCGTGAATTGAAAAAGGAGATGAAGGAACTGCTGACCAGCATCCCGGCCTTTGGCAAGGATATCCTTAAGTTTGCCCGTCGCGCTGAAAACTCTCTCAAAGGTTTTTTGACCCCTGGCGCGCTGTTTGAGGCCCTGGGGTTTGACTACATCGGTCCGATTGACGGCCATGACCTGCCCGGCCTGATTGAAGTCTTCAATAATGCCCGTGAGTTTGACGGCCCGCTGCTGCTGCATGTCATGACCACCAAGGGCAAGGGCTACCGTCCGGCTGAAGAGACACCGGACAAATTCCACGGTGTAGGTGCCTTTGATCTCTCCACCGGCAAAGCACCGGCCAAGTCATCCACGATTTCCTACACTGAAGTCTTTGGACGCACCCTGGTTGATCTGGCCAAGGAAGATCCAAAAGTTGTCGCCATCACCGCTGCCATGCCGGACGGTACCGGTCTGAACTTCTTTAGCGATGCCCTGCCGGACCGTTTCTTTGATGTGGGTATTGCAGAGCAGCACGGCATCTGTTTTGCCGCTGGACTGGCTGCTGACGGCTTCAAGCCGGTGGCAGCGATCTACTCATCCTTCATGCAGCGGGCCTATGACCAGGTCTTCCATGATGTCTGCCTGCAGAACCTGCCGGTGGTAATCGCCATGGATCGCGCTGGACTGGTGGGTGATGATGGCCCCACCCACCACGGCGTGTTTGACCTCTCATTCATGCGCCACCTGCCGGGCCTTACTTTTATGGCCCCCAAGGATGAAAATGAACTACGCCACATGCTCAAAACCGCACTGGAACTGAAGGCCCCGGTGGCCCTGCGCTACCCCCGTGGAGCAGGCTATGGCGTGCCCCTGGATAAAAAAATGGAATGCCTGCCTATCGGCAAAGGTGAGCTGCTGCGGGAAGGCACTGACCTGACCATTGTTGCCATTGGTTCAACAGTCATGCCTGCGGTCAAGGCAGCTGAACAGCTTGCAGAGCAGGGAATCAGCGCCGGTGTCGTAAATGCCCGTTTCATCAAGCCGCTGGATGCCGATCTGATCCTTGGTCAGGCCAGGGCAACCGGCAGGATTGTAACGGTTGAAGAAAACGTCCTGCAGGGCGGCTTTGGCAGTGCCGTGCTTGAACTGCTGCAGGATAACGCTATGTCACAGGTCAAGGTCAAACGGCTTGGCATACCGGATCAGTACATTGAACAGGGAACCCAGGCACAACTCCGTAAGGATGTGGGGATTGATGCTGATGGTATAGCAGCTGCAGTACAGGCGTTTCTGAAGAATTGA
- the hpnH gene encoding adenosyl-hopene transferase HpnH yields MRFPWRLNYDLTKYIIKNNLNKVEKYPLVLMLEPTHLCNLTCSGCGRIREYANTINDMMSLDDCLKSVDECPAPVVTITGGEPFLYPHIYELVQGILDRGRHIMFCTNAVLMEESIKKMQPHPNLTFNVHMDGLEQTHDRILERKGCFKTGMAAIKAAKAKGFRVCTNTTIFTDTDLVEIEMLFQQLEELGVDGILVAPGFSYEAVEEEKQFLVRLEIEKKFRQVYEMSKKHRFWSTPMYLRFLKGEKKLQCTPWGNPTRNPQGWKAPCYLITDGHYPTFKEMMEQVNWDSYGVGKDPRCAQCMMHCGFEPTVVTEVGKSPKDILEMMLWNLS; encoded by the coding sequence ATGCGTTTCCCCTGGCGTTTGAACTATGATTTGACCAAGTACATCATCAAAAACAACCTCAACAAGGTTGAGAAGTACCCGCTGGTATTGATGCTGGAACCGACCCACCTCTGTAACCTGACCTGCTCCGGCTGTGGTCGTATCCGCGAGTATGCCAACACCATCAACGACATGATGTCGCTGGACGACTGCCTGAAGTCGGTTGATGAATGTCCGGCACCGGTGGTTACCATTACCGGTGGGGAGCCGTTTCTGTACCCCCATATTTATGAGTTGGTACAGGGGATACTGGACCGTGGCCGTCACATCATGTTTTGTACCAATGCCGTACTGATGGAAGAATCCATCAAAAAGATGCAGCCCCACCCCAACCTGACCTTTAACGTCCATATGGATGGCCTGGAGCAGACCCACGACCGTATTCTGGAGCGCAAAGGCTGCTTCAAGACCGGTATGGCAGCGATCAAGGCAGCCAAGGCAAAGGGGTTCAGGGTCTGCACCAACACCACCATCTTCACCGACACCGATCTGGTGGAGATTGAGATGCTGTTCCAGCAGCTGGAAGAACTGGGAGTTGACGGTATCCTGGTGGCACCCGGCTTCAGCTATGAAGCGGTTGAAGAGGAAAAACAGTTCCTGGTCCGCCTGGAGATTGAAAAGAAGTTCCGTCAGGTCTATGAGATGAGCAAGAAGCACCGCTTCTGGTCCACCCCGATGTACCTGCGGTTCCTGAAGGGTGAGAAAAAACTGCAATGCACCCCCTGGGGCAACCCGACCCGCAACCCCCAGGGCTGGAAGGCCCCTTGCTACCTGATCACCGACGGTCACTACCCCACCTTCAAAGAGATGATGGAGCAGGTCAACTGGGATAGCTACGGCGTGGGCAAAGACCCCCGTTGTGCCCAGTGCATGATGCACTGCGGCTTTGAACCGACGGTTGTGACTGAAGTAGGCAAAAGCCCCAAAGACATTCTTGAAATGATGCTCTGGAACCTGTCATAA